GTCGGCCACGGTGGCGAGATGCTCAAAGGCCTGTAAATAGGGTTCCACTTGGGCCAAACGGGGAGCGGTGGCGCTCGGTGTTTCCACCGTCAGAAAATATTCCACCGCTGCATAGTCGCTCAAGGTGGCTAAAGGAACTGCATCCATATCAATGGCCAAGTCTTGGTAGAGAGTTGGGGCATTCATGGGGACTGGACAAGTTGTTGATAGCGTTCGAGGGCGACACTCCGCACGAGATGATGGAGGCCAAACCGGCGTTGATGGTGTTCGTCGATCTCGGTTTCGACCAAGAAGCGATGCTCTAAGGTTTGGAGGGCTTGTTCTTGGTGCAGGCGATCGCAGGGTGATCCTAAACGGCGGCTCAGGTGTTTGAGTTGAATCAACCATCCCTCTGGCTGGACGGGAATGCGATAGGCGGCAGCGGCACAGAGAAGCCAATAGGCGGACCGTTGTTGGTGCTGGAGTCGGGAAAGGGTGATTTCGAGGCGTTCTTGATTGACGGCTTGGCGCACCTGGCGAGTGAGGCGGTGGAGTTGCCAGTCATCGTCACTGCCGATCGCATCGTTTGCATCGTTTTGGGCTTGGGCGAGGGTGGTTTCGACATGGATGATCTGAGGTGCGATCGCGCCCCAATAGGCCGCCACATCGCCGCCAAAGGTTTCCCAAATTTCCCCCAAGATCACCCGCAACACGAGGGGATGGCCTTGATAGGCGGCTCCCAACCGCTGCAAACTCTCATCCTCAGCATCAAACCCGGTGGCAGTGAACAGGGCGCGTTGTTCGGCCGGGCGGAGTCCGGTTAAAACGTGACGCTGCCAAAAGGTGTGATAGCGGTGGGGGGTGATTTCGTGGGGGAGTTCTTGGGAGGTGAGGATAATTTTGCTGGGGTTGTCTTCACTGGCGAGGAACCCTAAGAAAAAATCCCGCCAATGGGGATCAACAAAGATCGCGCCTTGATCGGGATCGGATTCTGTGAGCAGGGCTTCGACGGAATCAATCACCAACAAAACCGGCTGTTGGCACAGATAATCCAGAAGGGTTTCCCGCAGCAGTTCGGGGTGGGTCTGTGCGGGCGGAATTTGAACCCCGAAGCTATCAAGCCACCGGATCGCGGTGCTGGCAAAATCGGTCGTTTTAATGGCGTAGTCAAAGTTGGCCCGTTGCCATTGGGTTAGGTCGTCTTGGAGTGCGATCGCAATTCGTTCAGCGAGGGCGGTTTTACCAATACCCGTTAACCCCACAATCAACAGCAGACGGCATTGTCCCTGGAGGGTGTGACTCAGATCTGCTGCGATCGCATCCCGTCCCACCCAACAGTCATCGTAGGCATGAAACCCGCTAAAGTTCCTGCGTTGGGGCGTTTGGGGCTGGGGTTCGGGGTTCATGATCTCCCGTGGATCAAGATCCAGCACATCACAAATCTCTTCAAATTTGGACAGGTACACCGGATGCCCATTCATAAACTTACTCACGGTCGATCGCGCCACCTCTAGATGCGCCGCGAGGTCGCCTTGGGTTAAAAAACGGTTCCGCTTCAACGCTTGCAACACAGTGGTTTTATGGTCAGGATGCAGACAGAGGGTGCGCGGCATGGTTAGGACGGGTTCAGCGTTTCGGGGTCGATGCCTAATTCTTTCAGTTTGGCCAGGGCGCGATCGAGGTGTTGTTGGGTTTGCGCTGCTCGTGCGAGGGCGCGATCGCGCTCCTCGGCAAATTCTTGCAAGGTTTTGAACGGTTCCCCATCGGGATAAAACACGCTTAAACCCTGCTCATATTGCTCAAACCGAATCTTCAGCAGGGGCGATGTCCAAGGCAAATCGAGGGGCATCACCAGCCGGGTTTCATCGTCGAGCGTCTCCCGCGCAAATCCCCAAAAATTGCCCGAATCGGGATCATAAAAATACATTTCCAGCACCCCATGCCGAGCATAGAA
This DNA window, taken from Spirulina major PCC 6313, encodes the following:
- a CDS encoding helix-turn-helix domain-containing protein; protein product: MPRTLCLHPDHKTTVLQALKRNRFLTQGDLAAHLEVARSTVSKFMNGHPVYLSKFEEICDVLDLDPREIMNPEPQPQTPQRRNFSGFHAYDDCWVGRDAIAADLSHTLQGQCRLLLIVGLTGIGKTALAERIAIALQDDLTQWQRANFDYAIKTTDFASTAIRWLDSFGVQIPPAQTHPELLRETLLDYLCQQPVLLVIDSVEALLTESDPDQGAIFVDPHWRDFFLGFLASEDNPSKIILTSQELPHEITPHRYHTFWQRHVLTGLRPAEQRALFTATGFDAEDESLQRLGAAYQGHPLVLRVILGEIWETFGGDVAAYWGAIAPQIIHVETTLAQAQNDANDAIGSDDDWQLHRLTRQVRQAVNQERLEITLSRLQHQQRSAYWLLCAAAAYRIPVQPEGWLIQLKHLSRRLGSPCDRLHQEQALQTLEHRFLVETEIDEHHQRRFGLHHLVRSVALERYQQLVQSP